A part of Streptomyces sp. NBC_01235 genomic DNA contains:
- a CDS encoding ATP-binding protein, with protein sequence MNGNFPSTYASPAPTQYRMTLTAGTHSARHIRRIARRFLTDWGLEPLTDTVELAVTELIANVVRHVPDHRCTLLLLRQPTGVRVEVTDAYGQLLPTPAELQPESESGRGLFLLDTMVDKWGVSPAPGGGKTVWFECEKVTADSAGGSQRKCPLAR encoded by the coding sequence GTGAACGGAAACTTCCCCTCCACCTACGCCTCCCCCGCCCCCACCCAGTACCGCATGACCCTCACAGCCGGCACCCACTCGGCCCGCCACATCCGCCGAATCGCCCGCAGATTCCTGACGGACTGGGGCTTGGAGCCCCTGACGGACACGGTCGAGCTGGCGGTAACAGAGCTGATCGCCAACGTGGTCCGCCACGTCCCGGACCACCGCTGCACCCTGCTGCTGTTGAGGCAGCCGACGGGCGTCAGGGTCGAGGTGACGGACGCCTACGGCCAACTCCTCCCGACCCCGGCAGAGTTGCAGCCGGAATCGGAGAGCGGCAGAGGCCTGTTCCTCCTGGACACGATGGTCGACAAGTGGGGCGTGTCACCGGCACCCGGGGGCGGGAAGACGGTGTGGTTCGAGTGCGAGAAGGTCACCGCGGATAGTGCCGGTGGCAGTCAGAGGAAATGCCCACTGGCGAGGTAA